A stretch of Pseudomonas sp. LS.1a DNA encodes these proteins:
- a CDS encoding Lar family restriction alleviation protein: protein MQNVKFHLQDGFKRPRLDLVQCPVCRGRAVVKGVFYELACMDCNGSGWVVEGSRLVLSLEELVTQLSFKLEQSQRQIEALKRPAKVVGPQQQYQEPNRVGAGGTNYTGD, encoded by the coding sequence ATGCAGAACGTGAAATTTCATCTTCAGGATGGCTTTAAACGACCGCGCCTTGACCTCGTTCAATGCCCGGTATGCAGGGGCAGGGCGGTCGTGAAGGGGGTGTTCTATGAGTTGGCGTGCATGGACTGCAATGGCTCAGGTTGGGTTGTTGAAGGGTCCAGGTTGGTGCTTTCGCTTGAGGAGCTGGTCACGCAGTTGAGTTTCAAATTGGAGCAGTCTCAGAGACAAATCGAGGCTTTGAAAAGGCCGGCGAAAGTAGTCGGCCCGCAGCAGCAGTACCAAGAACCGAACCGCGTGGGAGCGGGCGGCACAAATTACACAGGGGATTGA
- a CDS encoding ParA family protein, whose protein sequence is MAKVVAFFNNKGGVGKTTTSCNVAAGLSQYLGKKVLYVDLDPQCNATLLILGEDQVTECYWSHPDDHKSIINIINPLLVDEPGIKFDPEAVIKDGNRFGVDLIMGHPNLSEIEDRLGEAWVKVPGGDIGALRKTNWCSDLVQNLSQDYDYIILDLGPSLGSLNRSALLASDYFVTPMSIDIFSIVGLRNISRWLNDWIRKYDRGIANLDATNPEYFDRYPVKKKVDILNGCLGYTSQAYHSRRNKDGDRRPTKAFESILNLFEQNFIQYLGAFSVTGLVARDLMLGVIPNMFSLAALAQQSSSPIRDLRANDGIFGAHYSQAKTYSSIFDSIASQIVNNMGPKND, encoded by the coding sequence ATGGCCAAGGTGGTAGCATTCTTTAATAACAAGGGAGGGGTTGGTAAAACGACAACTTCTTGTAACGTTGCTGCAGGGCTGTCGCAATATTTGGGAAAGAAAGTTCTGTATGTGGACTTGGATCCACAATGTAATGCAACGTTATTGATTCTGGGTGAGGATCAAGTTACTGAGTGCTACTGGAGTCATCCAGACGACCATAAATCAATTATTAATATTATCAATCCGCTTTTGGTTGATGAGCCGGGTATAAAGTTTGATCCGGAAGCTGTTATTAAGGATGGAAATAGGTTTGGTGTCGACTTGATTATGGGGCACCCAAACTTATCGGAAATCGAGGACAGACTTGGCGAGGCGTGGGTGAAAGTCCCAGGTGGTGACATTGGTGCTCTACGGAAAACAAACTGGTGTAGCGATCTAGTCCAAAACCTATCGCAAGACTATGACTACATAATTCTTGACCTAGGGCCAAGCTTAGGTTCGCTGAATAGGTCCGCACTATTGGCGTCGGACTATTTTGTGACGCCGATGTCGATCGATATTTTCAGTATAGTTGGTCTTCGTAACATCTCTCGTTGGTTAAATGACTGGATCCGAAAATATGATCGAGGTATCGCCAACCTTGATGCTACAAATCCGGAATATTTTGACCGTTACCCTGTGAAAAAGAAGGTTGATATTCTAAATGGCTGCCTGGGGTATACAAGCCAGGCTTACCATTCAAGGCGTAATAAGGACGGCGATCGTCGGCCGACTAAAGCATTTGAGTCGATACTTAATTTGTTTGAGCAGAACTTCATTCAGTACCTCGGTGCTTTCAGTGTCACTGGGCTTGTGGCGCGTGATTTGATGCTAGGCGTTATTCCAAACATGTTTAGTTTGGCTGCTTTGGCCCAGCAAAGCTCATCACCTATTCGGGATCTTAGAGCCAATGATGGGATATTTGGTGCTCACTATTCTCAAGCAAAAACATACTCTAGTATTTTTGACTCAATAGCGTCCCAAATTGTCAATAATATGGGGCCAAAAAATGATTGA
- a CDS encoding response regulator transcription factor, producing the protein METITCGSWIGQLGKALAPRELEALLWVAQGLTTKEIAREMAVSPGTVANRIEAALFKLEAGRRIEAVTKAMRQQIISPLCIALAALISMHAVIDDNDPMRRDRRVPERRTAQVRIVRKAEAFEYYA; encoded by the coding sequence ATGGAAACGATCACTTGCGGCTCATGGATTGGCCAGCTTGGCAAGGCGCTGGCTCCCCGTGAGCTCGAAGCACTGCTGTGGGTCGCCCAAGGCCTCACCACCAAAGAAATCGCCCGCGAGATGGCGGTAAGCCCCGGCACCGTGGCCAATCGCATCGAGGCCGCGCTATTCAAGCTGGAGGCTGGACGCCGCATCGAGGCGGTTACCAAGGCCATGCGTCAACAGATCATCAGCCCACTCTGCATCGCCCTGGCCGCGCTCATCAGCATGCACGCGGTGATCGACGACAACGACCCAATGCGCCGCGACCGCCGCGTGCCGGAGCGCCGCACCGCCCAAGTTCGAATAGTTCGCAAGGCCGAGGCCTTCGAATATTACGCCTGA
- a CDS encoding tyrosine-type recombinase/integrase, with protein sequence MSATAAVKLSDAEIRRQAAQAGVRDLRDPRHPGLRFRFDQSRQGGTWFLVARRKWNRLARFPEYSSAAILAELPTLRQRLLTQPDDVIALAGLVTFNDLLGWFKERVSGDASVSDSWKRTVRTVIERHLQPRIGELPIATLTAATLDKRLMWPAQAECSTSYVRQIYRVLSLAVGKARELGLIGSNPMAEMKFNQFIKTKIVPKDGRLRADHLEEVIPVLGGLFGRSPAEAMLPLLMICHGTRLGETRRAEWADFALGHAEWFIPAKHTKTRTEHRLPLTPQVCALLQRYRAVQVENGYSGKYLFPGRKGQPLSPSQASAVFRRLASSEWSSHDLRKVARTAWLDMGVDGFIGEMLLNHSLGKVADTYIKSKGNGLRREALEQWHAWLDGIGFAAIHGLTGVQSAISHNGPQPKPRKARSPIHELVTGENAEREISSSGWL encoded by the coding sequence ATGAGCGCGACCGCCGCAGTGAAATTATCGGATGCCGAAATTCGTCGACAGGCTGCCCAGGCCGGGGTGCGTGATCTGCGCGACCCAAGGCACCCGGGGCTTCGGTTTCGCTTCGACCAGAGCCGCCAGGGTGGCACCTGGTTCCTGGTGGCGCGCCGGAAGTGGAATCGACTCGCTCGCTTTCCGGAGTACAGCTCGGCCGCGATTCTGGCTGAGCTGCCCACTCTGCGGCAGCGCCTACTCACCCAGCCGGATGACGTGATCGCGTTGGCTGGACTGGTGACCTTCAACGATTTGTTGGGCTGGTTCAAAGAGCGGGTGAGCGGTGATGCCAGCGTGTCGGATTCATGGAAGCGTACCGTGAGGACAGTCATCGAGCGACACCTGCAACCGCGCATTGGCGAGTTGCCGATTGCTACGCTGACAGCCGCAACGCTGGATAAGCGCTTGATGTGGCCTGCCCAGGCCGAATGCTCGACCTCCTATGTGCGGCAGATCTACCGCGTGTTGAGCCTGGCCGTAGGCAAAGCGCGTGAGCTCGGCCTGATCGGAAGCAACCCCATGGCCGAAATGAAGTTCAACCAGTTCATCAAGACCAAGATTGTGCCGAAGGATGGCAGGCTGCGAGCTGACCACCTGGAGGAGGTGATTCCCGTCCTCGGTGGGCTGTTCGGGCGGTCACCTGCAGAAGCGATGCTGCCATTGCTCATGATTTGCCACGGCACCCGCTTGGGCGAAACGCGGCGGGCCGAATGGGCTGATTTCGCACTGGGTCATGCAGAGTGGTTCATTCCTGCCAAGCACACCAAGACCCGCACCGAGCACCGGCTCCCGCTGACGCCGCAGGTGTGCGCTTTGTTGCAAAGGTACCGCGCCGTCCAAGTAGAAAACGGCTACAGCGGCAAATACCTGTTCCCAGGCCGGAAGGGGCAGCCGTTGAGCCCCAGTCAGGCCTCGGCGGTATTCCGTCGACTGGCTTCAAGTGAATGGTCCAGCCATGACCTGCGCAAGGTGGCCCGTACCGCCTGGCTGGACATGGGGGTGGATGGGTTTATCGGTGAAATGCTGCTCAACCACTCGCTGGGCAAGGTTGCGGATACCTACATCAAATCGAAGGGCAACGGTCTTCGTCGCGAAGCGCTCGAGCAGTGGCACGCCTGGTTAGACGGCATCGGCTTTGCCGCCATTCACGGGTTGACGGGCGTGCAATCCGCAATTTCTCACAACGGGCCGCAGCCCAAGCCACGCAAGGCGCGCAGCCCAATCCACGAATTAGTTACAGGGGAGAATGCAGAACGTGAAATTTCATCTTCAGGATGGCTTTAA
- a CDS encoding HNH endonuclease encodes MNFTDLLNMPDGTEISKRSLFDLIQLSKVPGSAHWSGESSIINNTPQQGINWVGEIPALSGVLVKVRSGSYKHDGWIGAGRELYRYSLKARKGVISLAEKANRALLNQPDFGYPVLLYSEQRTNWIFEGVFGVNECADEYVVLGRRAPASDFIDKPTQSFLEGGKKFVNHLVSERNAQVVKLLKANGSCLCEICQEDFQEKYGIPYIEAHHKIPVSNLASEVAVTLEDLALLCSNCHSAVHSYMREGLQNYDEIKAVIMGILTSKT; translated from the coding sequence GTGAATTTTACCGATTTGTTAAATATGCCAGATGGAACTGAGATCTCGAAAAGGTCGCTCTTTGATTTGATTCAGCTCTCCAAAGTGCCCGGATCCGCCCACTGGTCCGGAGAGTCTTCGATAATTAATAATACCCCTCAGCAAGGTATTAATTGGGTAGGTGAGATTCCTGCGCTTAGTGGCGTGTTGGTCAAGGTTCGTTCTGGTAGTTATAAGCATGACGGATGGATCGGTGCAGGAAGGGAGCTATATCGCTACTCGTTGAAAGCGCGCAAGGGTGTTATATCTCTAGCAGAAAAAGCCAATCGTGCTTTGCTCAATCAGCCAGATTTTGGCTATCCGGTACTTTTGTATAGTGAGCAGAGAACTAATTGGATATTTGAAGGAGTTTTCGGAGTAAATGAATGTGCGGACGAGTATGTGGTGCTTGGACGTCGCGCCCCTGCGTCAGATTTTATCGATAAACCTACCCAAAGCTTTTTGGAGGGTGGCAAAAAATTTGTTAACCACTTGGTGTCTGAACGCAATGCTCAAGTGGTGAAACTGCTGAAGGCAAATGGCTCGTGCTTGTGCGAAATATGCCAGGAAGATTTTCAGGAAAAATACGGCATCCCGTACATCGAGGCTCACCATAAGATTCCAGTATCAAATCTAGCGTCAGAAGTAGCAGTGACGCTGGAAGACCTTGCCCTGTTATGTTCGAATTGCCATTCAGCAGTGCATTCCTATATGCGCGAAGGTCTGCAAAATTATGATGAGATAAAGGCTGTAATCATGGGGATACTGACGTCAAAGACTTGA
- a CDS encoding replication protein → MTNIVPLDKSRGFTRMDNQLMDGLLAIDLPAREMKIVLYVAKATINFGAGSQRIPASDIAKAIHAHPDTVSKAVSSLLRRRVLFREGGARGDIGVNDPKDWIYVIEPKQTKTSDSAEVVRIGEESKQTKTADSLLYSKNLTPYVFLPSEENTCPPRDEQPVPAKADRKASFGKVAMLADNPHGLDESLIADYLTVRKAAKAPVTARIWAGLNLKLEQCKAFGIQPAQALEVAVENGWRGFEVEWVTKRIGAQLPAQAKPHSRHHGFDDRDYTAGLAEREDGTYAI, encoded by the coding sequence ATGACAAACATCGTCCCACTTGACAAGTCCAGGGGGTTCACCCGGATGGACAACCAGCTCATGGATGGCCTGCTGGCTATCGACCTCCCGGCCCGGGAGATGAAGATTGTGCTGTACGTGGCCAAGGCCACCATCAACTTCGGGGCGGGCTCTCAGCGCATCCCGGCTTCCGACATTGCGAAAGCCATCCACGCCCACCCCGACACCGTATCCAAGGCGGTGTCGAGCCTGTTGCGTCGTCGGGTTCTGTTCCGCGAAGGCGGTGCACGGGGTGACATCGGCGTGAATGACCCGAAAGACTGGATCTACGTCATTGAGCCGAAACAGACCAAAACATCCGACTCGGCTGAAGTGGTCCGAATCGGCGAAGAGTCGAAACAGACCAAAACCGCCGACTCCCTTCTTTATTCTAAGAATCTAACCCCCTATGTATTTCTTCCTTCGGAAGAAAATACATGCCCCCCCAGAGATGAGCAGCCGGTTCCGGCCAAAGCTGACCGCAAAGCATCGTTCGGGAAGGTCGCCATGTTGGCTGACAATCCACACGGCCTGGATGAGTCGCTGATCGCTGACTACCTGACTGTTCGCAAGGCCGCCAAGGCCCCAGTGACGGCCCGCATTTGGGCAGGCCTCAACCTCAAGCTGGAGCAGTGCAAGGCGTTCGGCATCCAGCCCGCCCAAGCCCTGGAGGTCGCTGTCGAGAACGGATGGCGCGGCTTCGAGGTGGAATGGGTCACCAAGCGCATCGGTGCGCAGTTGCCTGCCCAGGCCAAACCCCATAGCCGTCACCATGGCTTCGACGACCGCGATTACACCGCCGGCCTGGCCGAGCGAGAGGACGGCACCTATGCGATCTGA
- a CDS encoding DUF1654 domain-containing protein, whose amino-acid sequence MSAQENFAPRDELTGLERLGLRVSAMINSPLAQFGRKVLIHQLGTDSDQDWGAIIQLLSDTDGLDMTFCDDGSVILQWDAPTDDDRVIDRGEDVSRVEAEEAPF is encoded by the coding sequence ATGTCAGCGCAGGAAAATTTCGCACCCAGGGACGAGCTAACCGGACTGGAGCGCTTAGGGCTGAGGGTTTCAGCGATGATCAACTCACCGCTGGCGCAGTTCGGCAGGAAGGTTTTGATCCATCAACTGGGCACGGACAGCGATCAGGATTGGGGGGCGATCATTCAACTGCTCTCAGACACTGACGGCCTGGATATGACGTTCTGTGATGACGGATCGGTGATCCTGCAATGGGATGCGCCGACGGATGACGATCGGGTGATTGATAGAGGAGAGGATGTTTCTCGGGTAGAGGCGGAAGAAGCGCCGTTTTGA
- a CDS encoding Cro/CI family transcriptional regulator: MTKSQAIKHFGSITALAKALGVTYEAVRQWADVPELRQYQIERITKGALKAGKADAAA; this comes from the coding sequence ATGACCAAAAGCCAGGCAATCAAACATTTCGGGTCAATAACGGCGCTCGCAAAGGCGCTTGGCGTGACCTACGAGGCAGTCCGCCAGTGGGCAGATGTCCCTGAGCTGCGCCAGTACCAGATTGAGCGGATCACGAAGGGTGCGCTAAAGGCCGGGAAGGCAGACGCAGCAGCGTGA
- a CDS encoding S24 family peptidase, with translation MKTTDRITKLVLARRPELGVRNVKRDIANTCGISYEAVRQWFAGDTENIKNENLVALAEGYDTSVDWLLSGKGEPPRKGEAKTVAAKDSGSSSSAADAVRKMLEKHGKGLSAEARQSIVRAVEEDPAGDKGSGFVIATAQPADGDISIPQYDIRAAMGHGQVPAEYSEVIRNVVIREEVLREKGVTYSAAQALAMITGWGQSMEGTINDKDPVIVDRGVNDYQGEGVYVLTWHGDLLIKRLQRKDEDHVWLISDNRNYEKQSARVDDVTIHAKVLLVWNARKV, from the coding sequence ATGAAGACCACAGACCGAATCACTAAGCTCGTGCTGGCTCGGCGCCCTGAATTGGGCGTGCGCAACGTCAAGCGAGATATCGCCAACACCTGCGGAATCAGCTACGAGGCTGTACGCCAGTGGTTTGCTGGTGACACTGAAAACATCAAAAACGAAAACCTTGTGGCTCTCGCTGAGGGCTACGACACGTCTGTCGATTGGCTTCTGTCAGGAAAAGGCGAGCCTCCTCGCAAAGGTGAAGCCAAGACAGTTGCGGCAAAGGACTCTGGGAGCAGCAGTTCAGCAGCGGATGCCGTTAGAAAGATGCTTGAGAAGCACGGCAAGGGGCTGAGCGCTGAGGCGCGGCAAAGCATCGTTCGCGCGGTCGAAGAAGACCCTGCTGGAGACAAAGGCAGTGGTTTCGTCATTGCTACAGCCCAGCCGGCCGATGGCGACATCTCAATTCCCCAGTACGACATCCGGGCAGCCATGGGCCACGGCCAAGTGCCTGCCGAGTACAGCGAAGTCATCCGGAATGTGGTGATACGCGAGGAGGTCTTGCGGGAGAAAGGTGTGACCTACTCCGCTGCCCAGGCCCTAGCAATGATCACCGGGTGGGGCCAGAGCATGGAAGGCACCATCAACGATAAAGATCCCGTGATCGTCGACCGCGGAGTGAACGACTACCAAGGTGAAGGCGTGTATGTGCTGACCTGGCATGGAGATCTGTTGATCAAGCGCCTGCAGCGGAAGGATGAGGATCATGTCTGGCTCATTTCTGACAACCGTAACTATGAAAAGCAGTCTGCTCGGGTCGACGATGTAACAATTCACGCCAAGGTCTTGCTCGTCTGGAATGCTCGAAAAGTCTAA
- a CDS encoding antiterminator Q family protein produces MMIRKPAGRPLGDTEYLLEQWGWWRMDGAGMPIHTSPTFALIRQAVPQPSASKNYCITDDWALAIDSAVARLSARDQQMGDIIWLYYGAKWPMVRVGKHYGMSEGKARELTRAGIAWIDCAVAEQRNAA; encoded by the coding sequence ATGATGATTCGCAAGCCAGCCGGCCGCCCATTGGGTGACACCGAGTATCTGCTGGAGCAATGGGGGTGGTGGCGGATGGATGGGGCTGGCATGCCTATCCACACCTCGCCAACCTTCGCGCTGATAAGGCAGGCAGTGCCGCAGCCGTCGGCGAGCAAGAACTATTGCATTACCGACGACTGGGCACTTGCCATCGACAGTGCAGTAGCCCGGCTTTCGGCTCGGGACCAGCAGATGGGGGACATCATCTGGCTGTACTACGGAGCCAAATGGCCGATGGTTAGGGTTGGTAAGCACTACGGCATGAGTGAAGGCAAGGCTCGCGAGTTAACTAGAGCCGGCATTGCATGGATTGATTGCGCGGTAGCTGAGCAGCGAAACGCTGCATGA
- a CDS encoding ATP-binding protein — protein sequence MRSESVITMSEVRNAAGFRVQPAQCEHHGDFEQRVTMLMGREILGRCPVCEKAAVAEREAKHLAEDTRLKREAMTRKLGAALIPKRFADRTFANYRVEHEGQRKALAYCTRYVAAFSEIERTGRCLMLLGKVGTGKTHLGAGMANELMRNTSATAVYRTVGAVLQSIRATYDRHSEQSEAAILSSLIEPSLLVLDEVGVSKEQPSEFELTTLFSIINGRYEQMRPTVVISNLEASQLRHAMGERCYDRLREGGGVVVPFEWESHRGKEEF from the coding sequence ATGCGATCTGAATCGGTGATCACCATGTCCGAGGTGAGAAACGCCGCGGGCTTCCGTGTCCAGCCCGCGCAATGTGAACATCACGGCGACTTCGAGCAGCGTGTAACCATGCTGATGGGCCGCGAAATCCTCGGGCGCTGCCCTGTGTGCGAGAAAGCGGCCGTTGCCGAGCGCGAAGCCAAGCATCTGGCGGAGGACACCCGGCTGAAGCGTGAGGCGATGACCCGCAAGCTGGGTGCGGCGCTGATCCCCAAGCGCTTCGCCGACCGCACCTTTGCTAATTACCGCGTTGAGCACGAAGGGCAACGCAAGGCGCTGGCCTACTGCACTCGCTACGTGGCGGCTTTCTCGGAAATTGAGCGCACTGGGCGGTGCCTGATGCTGCTGGGCAAGGTCGGTACCGGCAAAACGCACTTGGGTGCCGGGATGGCCAACGAGCTGATGCGCAACACCTCGGCAACGGCCGTGTACCGCACGGTGGGCGCCGTCCTGCAATCCATCCGAGCCACGTACGACCGCCACAGCGAACAGTCCGAAGCCGCCATCCTGTCCAGCCTGATCGAACCTTCGCTCCTGGTACTGGACGAGGTCGGGGTGAGCAAGGAGCAGCCGAGCGAGTTCGAGCTGACCACCCTGTTCTCGATCATCAACGGGCGCTACGAGCAGATGCGCCCCACAGTGGTGATTTCCAACCTGGAGGCCAGCCAGCTGCGCCACGCCATGGGCGAGCGGTGCTATGACCGCCTGCGCGAGGGCGGCGGGGTGGTGGTGCCGTTCGAGTGGGAGTCGCACCGCGGCAAGGAGGAATTTTGA
- a CDS encoding DNA cytosine methyltransferase, producing MPITYGSVCSGIEAATVAWHPLGWRADWYAEIEPFPCAVLAYHYPETPNHGDMTRLAAMVLSGKISAPDVLVGGTPCQAFSVAGMREGLADPRGALTIKYVELFDAIDHVRAMRGEPEAVCLWENVPGVLSDKGNAFGCFLGALVGESEELQPPGGKWKDAGCVYGPTRTVAWRVLDAQYFGLAQRRRRVFVVASARTGFDPLEVLFEREGPRRDSPPGRPEKFALHPTLTAQGGGALDDREAYVLESGGVRRTTPVEWERCQGFPDNYTAIPWNGHSALDCPAAHRYKALGNSKPVAIVRWIGDRLIKSLTSVSP from the coding sequence ATGCCCATCACTTACGGAAGCGTCTGCAGCGGCATTGAAGCTGCGACCGTAGCCTGGCACCCGCTGGGCTGGCGTGCCGACTGGTACGCGGAGATCGAGCCATTCCCATGTGCCGTGCTGGCCTACCACTACCCCGAGACACCGAACCACGGCGATATGACCCGCCTGGCAGCCATGGTGCTGTCCGGGAAGATCTCGGCGCCCGATGTTCTCGTCGGCGGAACCCCTTGCCAGGCCTTCAGCGTTGCAGGCATGCGCGAAGGTCTGGCCGATCCCCGCGGCGCCCTCACCATAAAATACGTGGAGCTGTTCGATGCAATTGACCATGTTCGAGCCATGCGAGGCGAGCCCGAGGCCGTCTGCCTGTGGGAAAACGTCCCCGGCGTCCTCTCCGACAAAGGCAACGCGTTTGGCTGCTTCCTCGGCGCCCTGGTGGGCGAATCCGAAGAACTCCAACCGCCAGGGGGCAAATGGAAGGACGCTGGTTGTGTGTATGGACCCACGCGAACAGTCGCATGGCGGGTTCTGGATGCCCAATATTTCGGCCTGGCCCAACGACGCCGCCGTGTGTTCGTTGTCGCAAGTGCTCGAACAGGGTTCGATCCCCTCGAAGTACTTTTTGAGCGTGAAGGCCCTCGCCGGGATAGCCCGCCGGGACGGCCGGAGAAGTTCGCACTTCATCCTACTCTCACGGCTCAAGGGGGAGGCGCTCTCGATGACCGAGAGGCATATGTACTGGAGTCCGGAGGCGTGCGCAGAACCACACCAGTCGAATGGGAGCGATGCCAAGGATTTCCGGACAATTACACCGCAATACCTTGGAACGGCCATAGCGCGCTAGACTGCCCAGCCGCCCACAGATACAAAGCTTTGGGCAACAGTAAACCAGTTGCAATTGTGCGATGGATAGGCGATAGACTGATCAAGTCTTTGACGTCAGTATCCCCATGA
- a CDS encoding N-acetyltransferase, translating into MNLLYTPFTNINFQDEFFDSLKADYKEIGEWFSRKATEGSSAYVFTGDEGTEIAGFLYLKIEDGAVTDVSPPLPPGRHLKIGTMKINAHGTKLGERFVKKILDHMVLHNLDDAYVTVFEKHSGLINLFKRHGFSLHGVKHTANGTEQVLVKYLRATSGIPSQDFPCIKPAGHKKWLLAIYPQYHSLMFPDSILSNEDPRLIVRDVSYTNSIHKVYLCNMPPIAAMKQGDILVMYRTGDGQGAARFRAVATSICVVEETANMNQFTNVDDFLNYCRPHSVFPESQLIEFYTKRQNPFILKFTYNIALNKRPNRGKLIDTAGINENIRWSCIELSDQEFNSIITMGEINERLIIHQA; encoded by the coding sequence ATGAACCTTCTGTACACCCCATTCACTAATATCAACTTCCAAGACGAATTTTTTGACTCCCTGAAAGCAGATTACAAGGAGATTGGTGAGTGGTTCTCGCGAAAGGCTACAGAAGGTTCAAGCGCCTATGTCTTTACGGGGGATGAGGGTACTGAAATTGCTGGATTTCTGTATCTAAAAATTGAGGATGGCGCAGTCACTGATGTTTCGCCCCCCCTCCCACCGGGTCGCCACCTAAAAATCGGCACCATGAAAATCAACGCACACGGAACTAAGTTAGGTGAGCGATTTGTTAAGAAAATACTCGACCACATGGTGCTTCATAACCTAGATGATGCATACGTTACCGTTTTTGAAAAACACAGCGGATTGATCAACCTTTTTAAAAGGCATGGTTTCTCACTGCATGGGGTCAAGCATACCGCAAACGGCACTGAGCAAGTTCTAGTAAAGTATCTTCGCGCTACTTCAGGCATACCTTCGCAAGATTTTCCCTGCATCAAGCCCGCCGGGCATAAAAAGTGGCTACTAGCAATATACCCGCAATACCACTCTCTAATGTTCCCTGACTCAATTTTGTCTAACGAGGATCCCCGGCTGATCGTTCGGGATGTATCATATACCAATAGCATTCACAAAGTTTACCTATGCAACATGCCGCCTATAGCAGCAATGAAACAAGGTGACATCCTTGTTATGTATAGAACGGGAGATGGTCAAGGAGCCGCCCGATTCAGGGCCGTAGCGACCTCCATATGCGTTGTTGAAGAAACGGCAAATATGAACCAATTTACAAACGTCGACGACTTCTTGAATTATTGCCGACCTCACAGTGTTTTCCCTGAAAGCCAGCTGATTGAATTTTACACCAAGCGACAGAACCCATTCATACTGAAATTTACTTATAATATCGCATTGAACAAACGCCCTAATCGAGGTAAACTGATCGACACAGCTGGCATCAATGAAAACATTCGCTGGAGTTGCATTGAGCTAAGCGACCAAGAATTTAATTCCATTATCACCATGGGCGAAATCAATGAACGTCTTATTATCCATCAAGCCTGA
- a CDS encoding ASCH domain-containing protein, translating to MNVLLSIKPEFADKIFNGQKKFEFRKNIFKKEGVTKVIVYATLPVGKVIGEFSIDSIIEGRPDSVWRRTSAHAGITKRFFSEYFDGREKAFAIKVGEANLYEQPLSLADLGSGISAPQSYRYL from the coding sequence ATGAACGTCTTATTATCCATCAAGCCTGAATTCGCCGACAAGATTTTTAATGGGCAAAAGAAATTTGAATTTCGTAAGAATATTTTCAAAAAAGAAGGCGTAACCAAAGTAATTGTTTATGCAACCTTACCTGTTGGAAAGGTAATCGGTGAGTTCTCGATCGATTCTATCATTGAAGGACGGCCAGATTCGGTGTGGAGAAGAACCTCTGCACACGCAGGCATAACCAAAAGATTCTTCAGCGAATACTTTGATGGACGAGAAAAAGCTTTTGCTATCAAAGTTGGAGAGGCCAACTTATATGAGCAGCCTTTAAGCCTAGCTGACCTAGGGTCCGGAATATCAGCGCCACAATCCTACCGTTACTTGTGA